GAGACTTGCCTGGATGCGTGTTACATATGCATTTGACTCTGATTCCAAAATGAGAAATTAGAATGAATACATGTATCCAGGACGACCTGCGTAAATCGGGACTTACACGGACCATGTAAGAAGAATTTGAGCCGTGAGTCCTAGCAAAATCAATGGTACAATCACTGTctcaaagaagagagagttgAGATTACTGGGAATATGAGTCACTGCCATCGGAGGAGACTTGCTGGGCTTGCTCCacatttttcttcaattcttgATCAACAATTGAGACCCGATGATCATCTTTGCTTATGCATGCGCTTTGCATGTAATCTTCCCCTGCACAACTGACCTCTCTGAGTTGTCGGAGAAGTAACCCAATCCAATAATCTCCAGAAGAGACTTATATCGATATCGACAGTAATAATGAAGGTGTTAAGAGACAAATTTAGCTGATTTTCAAGGAATACTTAAGTGATCTTTGTTGATTTAAACAGTGTACTTTTGTGAAAGCTCTTGGTAATTATTCTTCAGGAGCAATGTGAAAATTTTCTCACTCTGCATTTCAATTGATGTCTAGTGAGAACACCTGAACGAAGCTACCATGACTTTGATCACTTGGATTTCCTGGCCGCTGATAAAAAGCCTGTGGGCCGCTTGGGGCATTCAGTTCTTGGTCACTGTTGGCCTTGCCTGCGAGATTCTTCTGGCAACGTTAGGAAGCCGTCGGAAATACATGACTTGGAATTTATCTAGATTCATCATTTGGGCCACCTACCTGCTCCTTTCTAATGTTGCAACAATTGCACTAGGCAAGCTTACTTTGGTTCGCATTCACAATCCTGAAAATCCGGGTAACGATGCAGTGTTGGAAGGACTATTGGCCCCATTGCTTCTGATGCAACTTGGGTATCCAGACAGCATAACGGCCTATGCAGCGGAAGATAACCTACAGGGATTGAAACAGACAGGGAACATTGTGGCTAAGGTTGGCTTGGCGGTCTGGGTTCTCATTCGCTGTTTCGACAGCTCGTCCTCAGTCTCAAGCCTGTACTTCCCCTTGATCGTGGTCGGAATCATGAAGTCAGTGGGGTGGGTCTGGGCTCTCCAATCCGTGTATGATGAGAACTTGGGCATGACATCTGAGTACATCAATGAATATGACAGCGATCAAAGATTTTTCAAAGAGTTCCCCCAGGATGAGAAGTTCAAGTCCGCAAAGGACATCTTGCAGGCCTATTTTCGGTTTCGTGGTTTGAAGCCCCACTTGATGAACTGGCGGTACAACCCTCTGTTCCTACCCCACGATTGGACGTCCATCGACAGTTACACTGCCAACCACACTTTCTCCATAACTGAGATCGAGCTAAACTTCATGTATGACACGCTCTACACTAAAGTGCCAGTTCTGTACACCAATTTTGGCCTCATAGGCCGCTTCTTCGGCTTCTTCTGCTTGGTGTCTGCCTTGTGCGCTTTTGCCACGATCTTCAAGAATGCCTTCTTGATCGATATGTACATCACCTATACCTACGTGTTACTGATGGCAGTCACATCTCTCGAGCTTTATCAAATCTTCATTCTGTTGTTTTCGGATTGGGCAGTGGTGAAGATGAGTGTGAATCTTAAGGTGCCGCTCATCCGAAGGCTTCTCCCATTTCTAGCCAAACAGTGCATGAAGCAGAGAAGATGGTCAAGGTCGGTAGGGCGGCTCAATTTGTTAGACCCCCACCTCTTGTTCAAAGAATTTCCGAAGCCCATTGCCACGGTACTTGATTGGTATGGGAAAAGGGAGATCGTCTGGAGGTATTGGTTACACTCCCGCCAGGCCATCCCCTCGTCCCTCAAGGTGCTGGTTGTTCAAAATATGGCAAAGCTAGAGAAGAAAATACACCTCCTGCCCTTCACAAAAAGAGGcaagtggatgctcaagactcATGGCATCCAAGAGAAACAAGTACTAAGCAGTAGCATGGAGACAACATTCGATAGGAGCATCATCATCTGGCACATCGCGACGGAAATCCTACACAGATTGGAGAGTGAGTACTCCAATGCTTGTACAGGCAGCAAACTACTATCGGATTACATGATGTACCTCCTCGCTTTGCGTCCTCACATATTGTCCCTCACCACTGCCGACATCTTACTGGAGTATGCTTGTTGCACACTGCGGCCCTTCTTAAGGAACCGAGACTATAATGAAGCAATTAGCACACTGTCATCACCGGATGGAGAGGTCCCACCCCCCGTCAAACCAAGTAAGGAGACGAGGATCACTCGTGACTGGGACGTGTTGTCGGAGGTGCAGAAGCTCGTGGTCGACCTGAGGACGTTGGACAACAAGTGGGAGCTCATCAGCAGTGTCTGGGTGGAGATGCTGTGTTTTGCAGCGTACAACTGTCAGGTGTATCACCATGCCAAATCCCTGAGAAAAGGAGGTGAGCTTATCACACATGTGTGGCTCCTCTTGGCTCACAAGACCAACATCCCCAAGCTTCCCAAAGATCTTGCCACCACGAGTGAATCTCCCCCCTCGGATTCTCAGGAAGAGAGAAGCTAAAACCATATACGTCAGCCGTAAATGACGCTGTACTGTTTCATGGGGTTGGGTTATTTATATTGTTATATATATCTACAGTTGGCTTTGTCACATAGTATCAAAACATATGGTTCTGAGTTTAAATCTTTACAAATGTCTTATTTGCAACACTAACTCTATACTTTCCACGCTTTAATATTTGGTAGAATCTTCCCTACATTTGAGGTGAAATGACACCGGGACCCCTGGATTGttaaaagttggcacaaaggaacacttaagtgccaaaagttacgaaagtgacacttaagtgtcttaAAGCAAAatagattacttaagtgccaatctgATCAaaaaaatccagccaaaatacTGACATGGCGATTTTCCAGCAAAGCAAATGCAAAACAGGGTCATTTTGGTGCTAACGTGatagaaaattaatataaaatttaattaaattaaatttaaaactaaatttatttaaatattacaaagcctaaacttagctcagactctcccaagcccacaccaattcgcgacttaagttcaagttcttaacataccATTGATTTTTCAactaggagtcgtcactaatctatttttagtaggtcgattagaaacccaagtaaagtaataggagatttactttactcttacgaaccagagattgtgagttcggtaACACCCTTTCGGtatctttatctttcattttgaaaaattgcttTGTAGgtagcttgaattaattttaatttacctcCCCTCACatatgcgggtgcgcaaaccaccaatttaacatccaagaaaagcaatgGAAAAATTGCAGGACTTATCTCTTAACAACAAAAGCATTGTagtgttagatcagaatttACATCGACAGttttagatataatttctaattaacacgcaattacttttttttttcacttatttaatgagaatcatacTTTATGCAacgcatgctactaatctaacatgaaatgatatgacatggcaatataaCCTAAGCTATATGatgcaaataaaatataagcatgcagtctatcaatgaaattgatttattataagacacttttttttttcgtattttcCATGatattcgaaattagaaaaatgcaaaaattatctatgcaggctaagatatcatccaatttgtattaggaattatgttaagccaaatcctaatctAAACTAGAACATTATCTTCACCaagtaatcctaaaatgcagcctatctaggagaaattatctaaacctataattaattaaaaacataAACATACAATcttatcctaacatgcaatgatgtgcaaagaatgccataattttggttttttctttttctttctatgaaattcgaaattaaaattgacacataattaaacgtgcaatttaatttttttttttttaaaaactgacaTCCTAAacgaatgcattttttggatttttcttttttcaaaaaaaatcgaaataaataATTTCCCTATGCAAAATAACCCTTAAACAATAAACCTAAactaattcaaattttttttttattttctcttacgAAAACAAAATCGATCTAATGACACAACAGtaaatcaagcaagataagaTCAACATCCATAAATTGACGAAACATATCCCGCGCATGGGATCggattgatcaattttaaataaaaccgCGAATCGAATCttgagcgtgagatcggattggtgattttccATACGATTGCGAGTCGGGTTTCGAGTGCGAAGATCGGACTGTCAATCGTATTTATGTTATGAAATTAAGAATATTTCCCAATTTATAAGCCTACTCGAGATTAGGGACACCACGTCGatgaattttttggaaattaaagtagacaaaatttttacctattCCCAATACCGacttccaaatttggacttccaacgGTGGCTCGTGAATCACGACAGAGTTCGATTTGGATCAGTAGCTCGTTGCCTTAGCTTGCGGTGTGGTGCTCAGCGAAAGTGGCGGTGTAGCCGATGGTGAGGTGGGCTGAGTTAACGTCGAGGAATCTCCGCATGACAATGCGAGGCAAAGCCGAGAGTTGGATACCGTGTAATCGTCTAAGAAATTTCGCCTGCAACAGCAATCAATCACCACCGAAGTTGCTAGACAAAAGTTGACTTAAGAAAGCGTTGCGGTGGAGAGACCAAGGCAGCAACTTGGTAAGGCTCCGAGATCAGCGTCGATTGGAACTTGAACGCGTGTCCAGAGGATGGAATTCTCGACTGGGGTTATTGGCGTCCCTCGAGAAACCCTGCAGCTGCTTGATGAGGCACGACTAAGGTTAGTCGTGGCGGGAATCTTGCTGAAAACCTGCCATGGAAAAATCGACCACGACAATAAAGAGACAAGCTTGCTTGCTGGAAGTGCGATGATGTGAGGAGCTGCTGCAACGTCTTCAATTTTTGTGAAACACAATCAATTCCCCCTCAAAGTTGACCAACCCTTTTTTACTGGGAATATCTATaccttgatttttcttttctatcttcaTGCATGGATTTATGCATGGGTGTTGCAGAGAAGTGGAGGCACAAGTTCCCTCTCTTCAAGTTTGTCTTGTAGGCGAATCTGTTAGGTTCACGAAGaagacctgcaaaacaaaggtggACTCGACCCAAGGCGTAGTGGCTGGAATTCGTCAAGTCTGCACTGGATTGAAGAACAGGAACGCTGAAGGGACTCTTGGTGTACTCAGTGAAAGATTGGCAGTAGCGTCGTGGCTACTAGTGGCGTCGGGCTATGTGTAGGCGCTGGTTTGGACGTGAAGTAGTAGCAATCAACGGAGGAACAACGGCTGAGGATGGTGGGCTGTGGGCGTCGGCTTCAAGGTCGAGCAACTGGAGGCACCAATCTGGGGAGTCGAAGAAGACCACCCTTTTCCTCTTGACGGAGAAgaaaatacctttttttttttttttttttttatgcggCTCACGTTTGTtctctctcacttttctcttaaaaaaaatgcCCTCTCCCCCTCCCACGATTTTCAATGAACCACCCTCGCACGTCCAAACTTTCTCCTTCCCGTTCTCTCTATTGCGCTCCCCTCAATGTGGCCGTGTGTATCGATTGTGTGGCCCTCTcccgaaggaaaaagaaagaccCCTTTTATATAAGAAGGTGACAGGATCAAAATATTCCTTCGATATTGTTTGTATATTCTAGTCCTTGaataagatttttcatatattcactCGATCCATATCCCCTATTCAACAAGTTGTCTTCCTCTTGATATTTCACTGTAAATCTTTCGATCCACgcgaaatatatatatatatatatatatatcgcaTGAAGATTCAGAAGATTTACCGAATATATGAATACTTTCCGAAAATATCAAATCGTGATTCCTTTTGAGCAAATTTTCGGCGATCAGAGAATATTaggcttaggccaattttctcttGCCGCGGGCTTAATCCAATTCATCTAATTTAAGTTCAGAACCACCAAATCAAACCCATCCATCACAAACccaatgcaataataataaataaacgcACCTAAAagtatatgctatgcaatttcatttttttactcCTTTTtgatgcaataaataaataaccgaatcgccaaaatttagttGTTGacacaaatattaaaaaaaaaaatgggggaggtggcggcggcgaaggACTCAACCTCAGCCGcctccctttctttttaataatttttttttaattttttaatattaatatttttaattttaaatgttttaaataaattagttttaaatttaatttaattaatttttatattaattttttactacATCAGCaccaaaaacgacatcgtttttacattgtctagccacgtcagcatgcaaaacgacacTGTTTTGCACTTTGTGCATGTTAGCATTTTGAccagattttggccggattgatacttaattgatctattttgctccgattttggcacttaagtatctttttcgtaatttttagtacttaagtatccctttgtgccaacttttggcatttgaagCATAGTTTTGCCTAGGTGAAATATTAGAATATCTAAATATTAGACCATGtcttcatttaataatttaatcgGTCAAAAAGCTAAAATCCACAAGGTAGTTTCTGGGTACACATTTAGCATTTCAGATCCAACTGACGTGCACGCATTTGTCTTTGTACATATAGGATCATTGATTCCTAACAACTTGAGATTGTGACTTTGAAAGCATTTCATaacctttcccttttctcttatgTATATAAGCAGCGCGATCAATTTATGTACATTTTTTGTAATGT
The window above is part of the Eucalyptus grandis isolate ANBG69807.140 chromosome 6, ASM1654582v1, whole genome shotgun sequence genome. Proteins encoded here:
- the LOC120294406 gene encoding uncharacterized protein LOC120294406, which translates into the protein MTLITWISWPLIKSLWAAWGIQFLVTVGLACEILLATLGSRRKYMTWNLSRFIIWATYLLLSNVATIALGKLTLVRIHNPENPGNDAVLEGLLAPLLLMQLGYPDSITAYAAEDNLQGLKQTGNIVAKVGLAVWVLIRCFDSSSSVSSLYFPLIVVGIMKSVGWVWALQSVYDENLGMTSEYINEYDSDQRFFKEFPQDEKFKSAKDILQAYFRFRGLKPHLMNWRYNPLFLPHDWTSIDSYTANHTFSITEIELNFMYDTLYTKVPVLYTNFGLIGRFFGFFCLVSALCAFATIFKNAFLIDMYITYTYVLLMAVTSLELYQIFILLFSDWAVVKMSVNLKVPLIRRLLPFLAKQCMKQRRWSRSVGRLNLLDPHLLFKEFPKPIATVLDWYGKREIVWRYWLHSRQAIPSSLKVLVVQNMAKLEKKIHLLPFTKRGKWMLKTHGIQEKQVLSSSMETTFDRSIIIWHIATEILHRLESEYSNACTGSKLLSDYMMYLLALRPHILSLTTADILLEYACCTLRPFLRNRDYNEAISTLSSPDGEVPPPVKPSKETRITRDWDVLSEVQKLVVDLRTLDNKWELISSVWVEMLCFAAYNCQVYHHAKSLRKGGELITHVWLLLAHKTNIPKLPKDLATTSESPPSDSQEERS